One window from the genome of Halomicrobium zhouii encodes:
- a CDS encoding RNA 2'-phosphotransferase has translation MTDPVFRCDDHGYHEDRSCPTCERSGELVLQGNPRRRLSKFVSGALRHFPDDAGVELDDAGWTTREELITAVESKYDWASAGHLDAVIATDPKGRFERDERRGETVVRAAYGHSVDVDLGGADGPVPDTLYHGTAPRNLDDILSDGLKPMGRQQVHLSGSVDDAREVGTRHADDPVLLEIDAAGMRSDGLDIVARGLSTYTTDRVPPSYLRRIDR, from the coding sequence ATGACTGACCCCGTCTTTCGCTGCGACGACCACGGCTACCACGAAGACAGGTCGTGCCCCACCTGCGAGCGGTCCGGGGAACTCGTTCTCCAGGGCAACCCGCGCCGTCGACTCTCCAAGTTCGTCTCCGGCGCGCTCAGGCACTTCCCGGACGACGCCGGCGTCGAACTGGACGACGCGGGCTGGACCACCCGCGAGGAACTGATCACCGCCGTCGAGTCGAAGTACGACTGGGCGAGCGCCGGGCATCTCGACGCCGTGATAGCCACCGATCCGAAGGGGCGCTTCGAGCGCGACGAACGGAGGGGCGAGACCGTCGTTCGTGCCGCCTACGGCCACTCCGTCGACGTCGACCTGGGAGGGGCCGACGGTCCCGTTCCGGACACGCTCTACCACGGGACGGCGCCCCGCAACCTCGACGACATTCTCTCGGACGGGCTCAAACCGATGGGGCGCCAGCAGGTCCACCTCTCGGGGAGCGTCGACGACGCGCGCGAGGTGGGCACGCGCCACGCCGACGACCCCGTCCTCCTCGAAATCGACGCGGCCGGCATGCGAAGCGACGGCCTCGACATCGTCGCCCGCGGCCTGTCGACGTACACGACTGACCGGGTGCCTCCGTCGTACCTCCGGCGAATCGATCGGTAG